CAAAATTGTACTCAACAAGAGATGCAAGTGAATTAACATTTACAAAAGAGTGTGGTGCTGAAGTTATTTTAGAGTGTACAGGTGCTTATCTGACTCAAGAAAAATGCCAAATACACCTAGATAATGGAGCTAAAAAAGTTGTAATGTCTGCTCCTGCAAAAGATGATACTCCTACATTTGTTATGGGTGTAAATGAAGATAAATACAAAGGTGAAGCAATTGTTTCAAATGCCTCTTGTACTACAAATTGTTTAGGTCCTGTTGCAAAAGTACTTGATGATGCATTTGGTATTGAAAAAGGATTAATGACAACAATTCATTCATATACAAATGATCAAAATATTCTTGATGTTAAACATAAAAAAGACAAAAGAAGATCAAGAGCAGGTGCTCTTAATATGATTCCAACTACAACTGGTGCTGCTAAGGCTATGAAACTTGTTATGCCACAACTTGATGGAAAATTACATGGACAAAGTGTTAGAGTTCCAACTCCAAATGTTTCAATGGTTGATGTAAACTTAGTAGTTAGTAAAAAAACTACAAAAGAAGAAGTAAATGCATTATTTGAATCAAAAGCAAAAGAGCTTGCAGGAATTATTGCAGTTGATAATGAGATGATGGTTTCAAGTGATTTAGTTGGAAATACTAACTCTACAATAATTGCAAGTGATTTAACACAAGTGATTGGTGAAGATATGATCAAAGTTATGACTTGGTATGACAACGAGTGGGGTTACTCTTCAAGACTTATTGATATGGCTATTTTTGTAGCTAATAAATAAGGAACTCAATGAATTTACAAGAGATTAAAAATATAAATATTTCAGGAAAGAAAGTATTTATTAGATGCGATTTTAATGTACCAACTGATGAATACAATAATATTACAGATGATAGAAGAATTCGAAGTGCTTTAAATACAATAAGGTATTGTATTGATAATGATTGTTCTGTTATCTTAGCTTCACATTTTGGCAGACCTAAAGATGGATTTGAAGAAAAATATTCTTTAAAACCAATAGCTAAAAGATTACATACCTTATTAAAACAAGATATTAAAATGGCGCAAGATGTAATAGGTGAAGAGACTTTAAAAATGGCTAGTGAGCTAAAAAGTGGTGAAATTTTATTACTTGAAAATATGAGATTTGAAGCTGGTGAAACAAAAAATGATGAACATTTAAGTAAAACATTAGCTTCAATGGCAGATATTTATATAAATGATGCTTTTGGGGTTTCTCATAGAGCTCATGCCTCTGTTGAGGGGATATCAAAATATTTTGATATAAATCATAAAGCAGCAGGTTTTTTACTTGCAAAAGAGATTAGATTTTTTTATCACATAGTAAATGAACCTAAAAGACCTTTCGTTTCAATAGTTGGTGGTTCTAAAGTTTCAGGAAAACTAGAAGCACTTTATAATCTTGTACCTAAAGTTGATAAGATTATTATTGGTGGAGGAATGGCATTTACATTTTTAAAAGCCTTAGGTTATGAAGTTGGAAACTCTTTAGTTGAAGACGATTTAATTCCAGAAGCTGCTAAAATAATGGAACAAGCAAAAGATTTAGGAGTTAAATTCTATCTTCCTGTTGATGTTGTTATTGCAGAAACTTTTGATGAAGAATCTTTTGCTAAAGCAACAACAGTTCAAGAAATACCTAAAAATTGGATGGGACTTGACATAGGACCAGCAACTGCACTATTATTTTCACAAGCAATTGAAGATGCACATACAATTTTATGGAATGGTCCAATGGGTGTTTATGAAATGGATAAATTTGCAAAAGGTAGTGCAAAAATTTCTCACGCAGTAGCAAGTTCATATGCAACAACTGTAGTTGGTGGTGGAGATACTGCTGATTTAGTTAGAGTTACAGGTGATGAAGATGATATGACATTTATAAGTACAGGTGGTGGTGCATCTTTAGAATTAATTGAAGGAAAAATTCTTCCAGGTGTTAAAGCACTGGTAATTGAAGGTTAAAAATGGTAATTATTGCATCAAATTTTAAAACTAACCATACAAGGCAATCAACAAAAGAGTTTATATCTTTTATAAATGATTATTTGAAAAAAGATAGTATCAAAAATGAAATAATTGTTTTCCCAACAGCTACAAGTCTTGATAGATTTAATACAGTACCAAACCTAACACTTGGAACACAAAATGCATATGCAACAATAAAAGGTTCATTTACAGGTGAAATTGGCACTTCACAATTAGATGAGTTTGGTATTAAAACAATTTTAATTGGGCATAGTGAAAGAAGACATGTTTTAGGTGAGACTCAAGAACAAATAGCTGAAAAATTTAATTTTTATAAAGAGCTTGGATATAAAATTATTTATTGTATAGGAGAGCCTTTAGAAGTAAAAGAACAAGGCTTGGAAAAAACATTAGAGTATATT
The window above is part of the Malaciobacter marinus genome. Proteins encoded here:
- the gap gene encoding type I glyceraldehyde-3-phosphate dehydrogenase; translation: MAVKVAINGFGRIGRCVARIIANRDDVELVAINDTATPEMLEYITKYDTVHGTFDGEIKVENDYLIMGNVKAKLYSTRDASELTFTKECGAEVILECTGAYLTQEKCQIHLDNGAKKVVMSAPAKDDTPTFVMGVNEDKYKGEAIVSNASCTTNCLGPVAKVLDDAFGIEKGLMTTIHSYTNDQNILDVKHKKDKRRSRAGALNMIPTTTGAAKAMKLVMPQLDGKLHGQSVRVPTPNVSMVDVNLVVSKKTTKEEVNALFESKAKELAGIIAVDNEMMVSSDLVGNTNSTIIASDLTQVIGEDMIKVMTWYDNEWGYSSRLIDMAIFVANK
- a CDS encoding phosphoglycerate kinase translates to MNLQEIKNINISGKKVFIRCDFNVPTDEYNNITDDRRIRSALNTIRYCIDNDCSVILASHFGRPKDGFEEKYSLKPIAKRLHTLLKQDIKMAQDVIGEETLKMASELKSGEILLLENMRFEAGETKNDEHLSKTLASMADIYINDAFGVSHRAHASVEGISKYFDINHKAAGFLLAKEIRFFYHIVNEPKRPFVSIVGGSKVSGKLEALYNLVPKVDKIIIGGGMAFTFLKALGYEVGNSLVEDDLIPEAAKIMEQAKDLGVKFYLPVDVVIAETFDEESFAKATTVQEIPKNWMGLDIGPATALLFSQAIEDAHTILWNGPMGVYEMDKFAKGSAKISHAVASSYATTVVGGGDTADLVRVTGDEDDMTFISTGGGASLELIEGKILPGVKALVIEG
- a CDS encoding triose-phosphate isomerase, encoding MVIIASNFKTNHTRQSTKEFISFINDYLKKDSIKNEIIVFPTATSLDRFNTVPNLTLGTQNAYATIKGSFTGEIGTSQLDEFGIKTILIGHSERRHVLGETQEQIAEKFNFYKELGYKIIYCIGEPLEVKEQGLEKTLEYIYEQFVGIDTNYENLILAYEPVWAIGTGVTATNEDIVNVHNAIKKKISKPLLYGGSVKVNNVKEICSLNNVDGALIGTASWNKEDFIEIIEKTKDI